Within Staphylococcus sp. NRL 16/872, the genomic segment TCCGTGAAAGTGCCTAAATCCTTTAATTTTAATCGTTTATTAATTGATGAGAATTCAAAAGGAAATTTAGAATTATATGCGATAAGTAAAGACCGACATCAAGTGATAAAAGTGACAATGAATGCGAAAGCGAAGTATTTTGCTAAAACAATGGATCAATTGTCTACGGATATGCAGAAATATTCAGAGGTCATTACGAATAAAGATACGATTGATAAAGCGACGCATGTCTTTGCGCCCAGTCAACCTCAACATATGCACTCTTATCGTATGGTGTATGACACGATTCCTGTAGAAACGATGAATTCAATTTTATTTGATGATTCTGTGATTATTCGAAGCGGTAAAAGTGGTTCAACGACCTATAATAATAATACAGGGGTAGCGAACTACAATGATGAGAGTAAAAAATATCATTATAAGAATTTGTCAGAAGATGAATCAAGTTCGAGTGATATGGATACGACTATTCCAAGTACCTTTGAATATATTAATGGCCATGGTGGTTTCTGTAACGATGATTTCCGTCTATTTGACACAGATAATTCATCGGGAGAACTGACATATCAGTTATTCCTCAATGGCTATCCAACGTTTAATGATCAGGAATTGAATGAAATAGAAGTGACGTGGGGAGAAAAAGGGATTTATGATTATAAACGCGCGTTACTACGTTCTAGCGTGCCTTTAGAAGGTGAAACTAAGTCTCTAGATAGTGCAGAAACGGTGCGTTCAGCTTTAGCTAACAATCATGATATTAATTTCCAAAAAGTAACGAATATGACAGTCGGCTATCATGAAGATGATGAACCATCAAAAGATAATATTGAAGTGCAACGTAAT encodes:
- the yycH gene encoding two-component system activity regulator YycH, whose protein sequence is MKSKEYIKSVILILLVMMSVVLTYMVWNFTPDLTNIDSAESKKSDVKSIGKPLASHIDNVIAPYQIVEVKDDKVKGMAPSRAQLSQVSEALKNHEVSKVEHIQHDYNLTLPTLNTRFTVLDFTYDMPLTTYLGQVLNTSVKVPKSFNFNRLLIDENSKGNLELYAISKDRHQVIKVTMNAKAKYFAKTMDQLSTDMQKYSEVITNKDTIDKATHVFAPSQPQHMHSYRMVYDTIPVETMNSILFDDSVIIRSGKSGSTTYNNNTGVANYNDESKKYHYKNLSEDESSSSDMDTTIPSTFEYINGHGGFCNDDFRLFDTDNSSGELTYQLFLNGYPTFNDQELNEIEVTWGEKGIYDYKRALLRSSVPLEGETKSLDSAETVRSALANNHDINFQKVTNMTVGYHEDDEPSKDNIEVQRNSEFIPTWYIEYDGNWYAYEDGRLE